One Mercurialis annua linkage group LG3, ddMerAnnu1.2, whole genome shotgun sequence DNA window includes the following coding sequences:
- the LOC126672997 gene encoding extensin-2-like, whose product MANTWPWIVLALAVCFAANMVAAHEDEPYHPSSPPPPPSVYKSPPPPPHYKPKHPYYYKSPPPPPPSPSPPPPYYYKSPPPPSPSPPPPYYYKSPPPPSPSPPPPYYYKSPPPPSPSPPPPYYYKSPPPPSPSPPPPYYYKSPPPPSPSPPPPYYYKSPPPPSPSPPPPYYYKSPPPPSPSPPPPYYYKSPPPPSPSPPPPYYYKSPPPPSPSPPPPYYYKSPPPPSPSPPPPYYYKSPPPPSPSPPPPYYYKSPPPPSPSPPPPYYYKSPPPPSPSPPPPYYYKSPPPPSPSPPPPYYYNSPPPPYYYIFMKTIISPRSSSFLRRLLSETCFALLCLLQLLLESSHINYLNTHNYIYLNLLLLHNIVLANSYTKSFPKMSSKMWSHLLLYALVLSLISTYVEAYEDDDHLYKSKQPYQTPLPYHKPPPYYYNSPSIPNYVNKPPPLSSLWPHPSYAYKTPPPQSPPPPSYSSPPPYAYKSPPPQSPSPPPPYAYNSPPPPAYSPPPYAYKSPPPPSPSPLPPYIYNSPPPPAYSPPPPYTYKSPPPPSPSPPPPYVYNSPPPPAYSPPPPYTYKSPPPPSPSPPPPYVYNSPPPPVYSPPPPYAYKSPPPPSPSPPPPYVYNSPPPPAYSPAPPPYAYKSPPPPSPSAPPPYVYNSPPPPAYSPPPPYAYKSPPPPSPSPPPPYVYNSPPPPAYSPPPPYAYKSPPPPSPSPPPPYVYNSPPPPTYSPPPPYAYKSPPPPSPSPPPPYIYNSPPPPIYSPPPPYAYKSPPPPSPSPPPPYVYKSPPPPTYSPPPSYAYKSPPPPSSSPPPPYVYKSSSPPSLSPPPPYVYKSHLPPSVAY is encoded by the exons atgGCCAATACTTGGCCATGGATAGTTTTAGCCTTGGCAGTGTGCTTTGCTGCCAACATGGTGGCTGCTCATGAGGATGAGCCATATCATCCTTCGTCGCCACCTCCGCCACCGTCCGTATACAAGTCTCCACCACCTCCTCCACATTACAAGCCAAAGCATCCTTACTACTATAAATCACCACCACCGCCTCCGCCTTCACCATCACCACCTCCTCCGTATTACTATAAGTCTCCTCCACCTCCGTCTCCATCACCCCCTCCGCCATATTACTATAAGTCTCCACCACCTCCATCACCATCACCTCCCCCACCTTACTATTACAagtcaccaccaccaccatctcCATCACCTCCTCCTCCTTACTACTACAagtcaccaccaccaccatctcCATCACCTCCTCCTCCTTACTACTACAagtcaccaccaccaccatctcCATCACCTCCTCCTCCTTACTACTACAagtcaccaccaccaccatcacCCTCACCTCCTCCACCTTACTATTATAAGTCCCCCCCACCACCATCTCCATCACCTCCTCCACCTTACTACTACAAGTCACCACCACCTCCATCACCATCACCACCACCTCCATACTACTACAAGTCTCCCCCACCACCATCGCCATCGCCTCCTCCACCTTACTACTACAAGTCTCCCCCACCACCATCTCCTTCACCTCCTCCACCTTACTACTATAAATCTCCACCACCTCCATCTCCATCACCACCTCCACCATACTACTATAAATCACCACCACCTCCATCACCATCACCTCCACCCCCATACTACTACAAATCACCACCACCTCCATCACCATCACCACCTCCACCATACTACTACAAGTCACCACCACCTCCATCCCCATCACCTCCACCTCCCTACTACTACAATTCTCCACCACCACCTTACT ATTATATATTTATGAAGACAATAATATCTCCAAGAAGCAGTTCTTTTCTTAGGAGATTG TTGTCTGAGACGTGCTTTGCATTACTATGTTTACTCCAATTATTGTTGGAATCGTCACATATTAATTACTTGAACACACACAACTATATATACCTTAATCTTCTCCTTCTGCATAATATAGTTTTAGCTAATTCCTACACTAAGAGTTTTCCAAAAATGTCATCAAAAATGTGGTCTCATCTACTCTTGTATGCCTTAGTATTAAGCTTAATATCTACTTATGTAGAAGCTTATGAAGATGATGATCATCTTTATAAGTCAAAACAACCCTATCAAACCCCACTTCCATACCATAAACCACCACCGTACTACTATAATTCTCCTTCCATTCCAAACTATGTTAATAAACCACCACCACTTTCATCTCTTTGGCCTCATCCTTCATATGCATACAAAACTCCACCACCACAATCTCCACCACCTCCATCATATTCATCTCCTCCTCCATATGCATACAAGTCTCCACCCCCACAGTCTCCTTCACCGCCACCGCCATATGCCTATAACTCTCCCCCACCTCCGGCTTATTCACCTCCTCCGTATGCATACAAGTCTCCACCCCCACCATCTCCTTCACCGCTGCCACCGTACATTTATAACTCTCCGCCACCTCCAGCTTATTCACCCCCTCCTCCATATACATACAAGTCTCCACCCCCACCGTCCCCCTCACCGCCGCCACCCTACGTTTATAACTCTCCGCCACCTCCAGCATATTCACCCCCTCCTCCATATACATACAAGTCTCCACCCCCACCGTCCCCCTCACCGCCGCCACCCTACGTTTATAACTCTCCGCCGCCTCCAGTATATTCACCTCCTCCTCCATACGCATACAAGTCTCCACCCCCACCGTCCCCCTCACCGCCACCACCATACGTTTATAACTCTCCACCGCCTCCAGCATATTCACCAGCTCCTCCTCCATACGCATACAAGTCTCCGCCCCCACCATCCCCCTCAGCGCCACCACCCTACGTTTATAACTCTCCACCACCTCCAGCATATTCACCTCCTCCTCCATACGCATACAAGTCTCCGCCCCCTCCGTCTCCCTCACCGCCACCACCCTACGTATATAACTCTCCGCCGCCTCCAGCATATTCACCTCCTCCTCCATACGCATACAAGTCTCCACCCCCACCGTCTCCCTCACCGCCACCACCCTACGTATATAACTCTCCGCCACCTCCGACATATTCACCTCCTCCTCCATACGCATACAAGTCTCCACCCCCACCGTCTCCTTCACCGCCACCACCATACATCTATAACTCTCCGCCACCTCCGATATATTCACCTCCTCCTCCATACGCATACAAGTCTCCACCCCCACCGTCTCCTTCACCGCCACCACCGTACGTCTATAAGTCTCCGCCACCTCCAACATATTCACCTCCTCCTTCATACGCATACAAATCTCCACCTCCACCATCTTCTTCACCACCACCACCTTACGTCTACAAGTCCTCATCTCCACCGTCTCTTTCACCACCACCTCCCTATGTTTACAAGTCCCATCTTCCACCTTCAGTTGCTTATTAA